The following coding sequences lie in one Spodoptera frugiperda isolate SF20-4 chromosome 24, AGI-APGP_CSIRO_Sfru_2.0, whole genome shotgun sequence genomic window:
- the LOC118278976 gene encoding protein TEX261, whose translation MFFFYLLSLLSLAVQATFITLSIAAGLYYLAELVEEYTVMAKYIITWTVIVRHRIHIGLLIFEDIPLYLNALGLVQQVFHMLLLKDFPVVRITSVTFVAAVLTLVLHHYLAFKFFGTVFYTFSEVLSYFTLCLWVVPFALFVSLSANDYVLPTTGEKQPLLLGDNNVLTDYLARKSKKYSLLSFFSFAKDSILPQRSKKAF comes from the exons atgtttttcttctatttattaAGTTTGTTGTCGCTAGCCGTGCAGGCTACATTCATTACTTTATCAATTG cGGCGGGCCTGTACTATTTAGCTGAATTAGTAGAGGAGTACACTGTGATGGCTAAATATATAATCACATGGACTGTTATAGTGA GGCACAGGATCCATATAGGGCTGCTGATCTTCGAGGATATCCCTCTATACCTGAACGCCCTAGGTCTCGTCCAGCAAGTGTTCCACATGCTGCTACTGAAAGACTTCCCAGTGGTCCGGATAACCAGTGTCACGTTTGTCGCCGCCGTCCTCACGCTGGTATTGCATCATTATCTGGCGTTCAAGTTCTTTGGTACCGTGTTTTACACTTTTTCAGAG GTGCTATCATACTTCACGCTGTGTCTGTGGGTGGTGCCGTTCGCGCTGTTTGTCTCGCTGTCCGCCAACGACTACGTGCTACCCACCACCGGGGAGAAACAACCTTTATTGTTGG GTGACAATAACGTTTTGACAGATTATTTGGCGCGAAAGTCGAAGAAGTATAGTCTGCTGTCATTCTTCAGTTTCGCTAAGGACTCCATATTGCCGCAGCGTAGTAAGAAggcattttaa
- the LOC118278408 gene encoding LOW QUALITY PROTEIN: gastrula zinc finger protein XlCGF57.1-like (The sequence of the model RefSeq protein was modified relative to this genomic sequence to represent the inferred CDS: substituted 2 bases at 2 genomic stop codons) yields the protein MFSCPSIRSEKLKQSTVILSXIKVTMAPSXFRVINSTIVPFRWHNGQYMCFYCRALFGESSKLKDHSNNVHTEIRINEIITRTICRGENQDSEEKLVEKQRKDDLTRLITVILENSTILPFRWSANKYMCYYCCCSFIDSSKLKQHTIEEHRDAKLRNLLRTLVSRSRVKLDTSEIICKRCNRQFLSFDEFLDHLSLLHELKFKRELTDCLFTFNLSDDGMSCHDCGQEFRFFGPLLKHAHKYHNRYKTYLCEICGQGFVAKANVDSHIRNVHSFSSGQCTKCDKVFRNNYALQIHFEKTHKTEMLKCPKCPEILASKYLKKRHLALEHDDKKLQFKCDECNRVFTMKSRLVQHKLRTHLKQKTVACEICGFKVFNNDLLRRHMVRHNDTRPFECEFCKKTFQRKKTLEVHKRIHTNDRRYMCKECGRAFVQVTSWKLHMRVHHGGIEGASWH from the exons ATGTTTAGTTGCCCGAGTATCAGATCAGAGAAATTAAAGCAAAGTACG gtcaTTTTGAGCTGAAtcaaagttactatggcgccaagttagttcagagttatt AACTCTACCATAGTACCTTTTAGGTGGCACAACGGCCAATACATGTGCTTCTACTGCCGCGCCCTCTTCGGAGAGAGCTCCAAATTAAAAGACCATAGTAACAACGTTCACACagaaattagaataaatgaAATCATCACTAGGACCATTTGTAGAGGCG AAAATCAAGACAGCGAAGAGAAACTAGTAGAAAAACAACGCAAGGACGACCTCACGCGACTGATTACAGTGATACTAGAAAACTCTACCATTCTACCCTTCAGGTGGTCAGCGAACAAATACATGTGCTACTACTGCTGTTGTTCCTTCATCGACAGCTCTAAACTAAAACAACACACGATCGAAGAACACAGAGACGCAAAATTACGCAACCTTTTAAGAACTTTAGTCAGTAGAAGTCGCGTCAAATTGGACACATCAGAAATAATCTGCAAGCGATGCAATCGACAGTTTCTTTCTTTTGACGAGTTCCTTGACCATCTATCCCTGTTACACGAGCTGAAATTTAAAAGAGAATTAACtgattgtttatttactttcaacCTCTCTGATGATGGTATGTCCTGTCATGATTGCGGGCAAGAATTCAGGTTCTTTGGCCCTCTTTTAAAGCATGctcataaatatcataataggTATAAAACTTACCTATGTGAGATCTGCGGACAAGGATTCGTAGCTAAGGCAAATGTAGATAGTCACATAAGAAATGTACACTCGTTTTCTAGCGGGCAATGTACAAAATGTGATAAGGTATTCCGTAATAATTACGCTTTGCAAATACATTTCGAGAAAACACATAAAACTGAGATGTTAAAATGCCCAAAATGTCCAGAGATATTAGCCTCCAAATACTTAAAGAAAAGGCATTTAGCTTTAGAACATGATGATAAGAAACTCCAATTTAAGTGTGATGAGTGTAATAGAGTGTTCACAATGAAAAGTCGGTTAGTCCAACACAAATTACGAACGCATTTGAAACAGAAAACTGTTGCTTGTGAGATCTgtggttttaaagtttttaataatgatcTTTTGAGACGACATATGGTCCGTCATAATGACACAAGGCCTTTTGAGTGCGAGTTTTGTAAAAAGACTTTTCAGAGGAAAAAGACTTTGGAGGTACATAAGAGGATACATACTAATGATCGGAGGTATATGTGTAAGGAGTGCGGGAGGGCGTTTGTGCAggtgactagttggaaactacaCATGAGAGTGCATCATGGAGGGATCGAAGGGGCCTCTTGGCATTGA